The Terriglobia bacterium genome segment TTCGCCATGGTTACCTCGTCGGCATATTCCAGATCGCCGCCGACGGGCAGACCCAATCCAAGCCGCGTGACGCGGATTCCGAGCGGTTTGATCAGGCGGGAAAGATACATTGCCGTGGTTTCGCCTTCGACGTTGGGATTGGTTGCGACGATGACCTCTTCAACCGTGCCGGCCTGGAGCCTTTTCAGAAGCGAAGCGATGGCGAGTTGATCCGGACTTATGCCTTTGAGCGGTGAAATGGAGCCCATCAGGACGTGATAGCGTCCTTTGAATTCGTGCGTCTTTTCGACAGGAAGAATATTGTTCGATTCCTCGACCACGCAGAGCACGCTATCGGAGCGCGAAGGGTGCGTGCAGAACTGGCACGGGTCGACGTCCGTCAGGTTGTTGCAGGTCGAGCAGCGGCGGATGGACCGCTTCACTTCGAGGATCGTTTCCGCAAGCGCCGTGGCATCCGTCTGATCCATTTTCAAGACGAAGAACGCGAGGCGCTGCGCGGATTTCGTGCCGATGCCGGGAAGTTTCTTGAATTGTTCGACGAGCCGGCTGACGGGTTCTGCGACGTCCATCTAGAGCAGGCCGGGAATTTTGAGGCCGCCGGCAAGGCCGCCAAGCTGGCTCTGCATGGTCTCGTCGACCTTGCGGATGCCTTCATTGACCGCCGCGACGATCAGATCCTGCAGCATGTCCTTATCGCCGCCGGCGAAGACCTCGGGGTCGATCTGAATCGAGATCAGCTGTTTCTGGCCGTTCATCTTGACCGAAACCATACCGCCGCCCGCCGTCGCGTCGACCACCGTCGACTCCATCTGCTTCTGCAGCTTCTCCTGCATCTGCTGGGCTTGTTTCATCATCTGCTGGATATTCATGTTGTTCATAGCTATTCCTCTTTCGCGGGTTTGACCTGGGCCAGATCCCCACGGAAAACCTGCAGAAATCGTTGCACCAGAGGCTCGTCTTTGGCGGTCTCCGCAGCCGCGCCATCTTTCTGCTGCGTCTCCTTCATTATAAGAGACACGGAAACGGGTTTACCAATCAGATCGCCGGCGGCGGCATCCAGCACGTTCTGGTGTTCTTTCGATTGCAGCATCGCGAGCACGGTGCTGTTGCCGATAATGACTCGAACCGTATCGCCGTCACGCTCGATGCGCTCCGACTTCTGGAGATAAACGGCCGTTGTCGCCAACCGGTCTTCGACGCGGCGGGTGAAGACATCGGCGAATGTAGATGATTCGGGCGTGCCGGAAGCCGGAGGCGCCGCTGCTTGCTCTGTTTTCCGCGGCGGGGGTGCGGGTGAAGCCGGCGGCGGTGTTGGTGAAACCGGTGTCGGTGAAACCGTTCTGGTCGGCGGCGTTCGGGGTGGGGCCGGCGTCCGCACCGGAGCTGGAGCCTTTGCTGGTGCCGGCCTTGGAAGCGGGTTACCCGATCCCCCGGCTTTGACG includes the following:
- the recR gene encoding recombination mediator RecR, with the translated sequence MDVAEPVSRLVEQFKKLPGIGTKSAQRLAFFVLKMDQTDATALAETILEVKRSIRRCSTCNNLTDVDPCQFCTHPSRSDSVLCVVEESNNILPVEKTHEFKGRYHVLMGSISPLKGISPDQLAIASLLKRLQAGTVEEVIVATNPNVEGETTAMYLSRLIKPLGIRVTRLGLGLPVGGDLEYADEVTMAKALEGRREL
- a CDS encoding YbaB/EbfC family nucleoid-associated protein; this translates as MNNMNIQQMMKQAQQMQEKLQKQMESTVVDATAGGGMVSVKMNGQKQLISIQIDPEVFAGGDKDMLQDLIVAAVNEGIRKVDETMQSQLGGLAGGLKIPGLL